The Bacteroidota bacterium genome segment ACGGCCCCCCGTGTGACCCCGCGGACCCGGCATGCGTGGGCTTCGTTCGGTACTGGTGCGGGGCGGGAGGTCGGGAGGTCGGGTGGTCGGGAGGTCGGGAGGTCGGGAGGTCGGGAGGTCGGGAGGTCGGGAGGTCGGGAGGTCGGGCAAAGCAAAGCCGCGAAAACTACCGAGGCCGCTGCGCAACGCGCCAACCGTCCTCTGTCCACCGTCCAACGGGTTCACTAGATTTACCCTGCGCGCACCGGATAGTTTGGGTATATACTGTCCCGCCAGACTGCTTCCGTCCGTCTCCACCGATTTCGCCCTACTCGCCATGCGTCTACTTCTCCTTGCTGCTCTGCTGCTTGCCGCTCCCGCCTACGCCCAGATCACCGTCGAGGAAGTCTTCCCGGGCCTCTCGTTCGACAGTCCCATCGGGCTGGAGCACGACCCGGTCGACGAGGATCGGCTCTACGTCGTCGAGCAGGCGGGCGTGGTACGGGCGTTTGATATCGGCCCGGACGTAGCCTCGTCGAGCGTGTTTCTCGACCTCCTCGACCGGGTCAGCTCGGGCGGCGAGAAAGGGCTACTCGGGCTGGCCTTCCACCCGGATTACGAGACGAACGGGTACCTCTTCGTCAACTACAGCACGCGGCCCCCGCACCGCTCGCGCCTGTCCCGGTTCTCCCGCTCCGCCTCAAGCCCCAGCATGGCCGACCCGGCGACCGAACTCGTCCTGCTCGAGGTCGACCAGCCCTTCAGCAACCACAACGGCGGGGGACTCGCCTTCGGCCCGGACGGCTATCTCTACCTCTCGCTCGGCGACGGCGGCTCCGGCGGCGACCCCGAGGAGAACGGGCAGGACGGCACGACGCTCCTCGGCGCGATCCTCCGCCTCGACGTGGACGGCGGCGGGGCCGCGCCCGACTGCGGCGAGATCGGCGGCCAGGAGGCGGGCTACACCGTCCCGCCGAACGCCCTCGCCGACGGGCCGGGCGGTACGTGCGACGAGATCTACGCGTGGGGCCTCCGCAACCCCTGGCGCTTCTCCTTCGACCGCGAGACCGGCACCGGCTGGATCGCCGACGTCGGCCAGAGCCAGTGGGAAGAGATCGACGTGATGGAGGACGGCGCCAACTACGGCTGGAACACGTACGAGGGCAACGCCTGCTTCGACGGGCCGTGCGACCCGGAGGGGCTGGCATTTCCCGTCTGGGAGTATAACCACTCGCTCGGCTGCTCCGTAACCGGCGGCTACGTCTACCGCGGCACCGAGGTGCCGGAACTGACGGGCCGCTACGTCTACGGCGACTACTGCTCCGGCCGGGTCTGGGCGCTCGACACGTCGGGCGCGCGGCCGGTGAATGACGAGGTGTTCCGCTTCCCGGCGAGCCCCTTCCCGGCGCTGACCACGTTCGGCGAAGACGCCCGCGGCGAGCTGTACCTCGTCCGCCAGAACGGACAGTTCTACCGGTTCTTCTCCGGGTCCGACACTTCCACCGGTAGCGGTCCGAGTCCGGAGATCCTTCGCCTCGACCTCAGCGGCCCGAACCCGTTCCGCGCGGAAACGGCGCTGACGGTGAAACTCGCTCAGGCAGGGCCGGCGCGGGTAGCGGTCTACGACGTGCTCGGGCGCGAGGTGGCGGTGCTCCTCGACGGTGTGGCTCCGGCGGGCGAGACCACCGTGACGCTGGCTGCCGCCGGCCTGCCGGCCGGGCTGTACGTCGTGCAACTGGAAGCGGCAGGCGCAACGCGGACGCGCAGGGTCGTCCTCGCCCGCTAGACCGCCGTTCGCCTCCCTTCTTCTGCCTGCTGTCTGCCATGACGCTTCGCCCCGCTTGCTTTCTGGTCGCCGTGCTCCTCGCGGTTCCGGCCATCGCCCAGCCTGTCGAACTGGAGGCAGCCTTCCCCGAGTTGCCGCGCTTCCGGGTCCCCATCGGGCTCGAAACAGCCCCCGGCGAGACGCGCCTGTTCGTGGTCGATCAAGTCGGCCTTCTTTTTTCGTTCGAGAACGACGAGGCCGCGAGCCGGCTCGACACGCTCCTCGACCTCCGCTCTGTCGTGAGCTACGACGAGCCGTCGTGGGAAGAGGGCCTGCTCGGCCTCGCCTTCCACCCGGACTATCAGGAAAACGGCCACTTCTTCGTCTACTACAACGCGCCCCCGGCGAACCCGGGCGAGGACCACCGGTCGATCGTCTCCCGCTTCACCGTGACCGAGTACGCCCCGCCCCGCGCTACGCTCGGCAGCGAAGTCGTGCTCCTGGACGTCGAGCAGCCGTTCCGGTGGCACAACGGCGGCAAGCTCGCCTTCCACCCTGGCGAGGACGCGGCCAACCTCTACGTCTCCTTCGGCGACGGGGGGTCGGCGAGCGACCCTCTCGACCACGCCCAGAACCGCGAGACGCTCTTCGGCTCCATCCTCCGCCTCGACGTGGACAATCCATCGGGTGGTCGGAACTACGGCATCCCGCCGGACAACCCGTTCGCGGGCAACGCCGACGGCTGGCGCGAGGAGATCTGGGCCTACGGGCTGCGCAACCCCTGGCGCTTCTCCATCGACCCCGTCACCGGCGACCTCTGGGTCGGCGACGTGGGGCAGGGGCAGTGGGAGGAGGTGACCGCCGTGCGCGAGGCGGGGGCCAACCTCGGCTGGGACATGTACGAGGGGATGCACTGCTTCGAGGGTCCGTGCGACCCGGCCGGCGTCACGTTCCCGGCGTGGGAGTACCCGCACGCGGACGGGATGTGCTCGGTCACCGGCGGCTACGTCTACCGCGGCGCGGACCTCCCCGAGCTCGTGGGGCAGTACGTCTACGGCGACTTCTGCACGGGCCGCGTGTGGGCGCTCGACATCGACCCCGCGGCGGGGGACACCACCAACACCCTCCTCCTGGCAGGAGACGATGACAACGAGCCGGGCGAAGTCGACCTCCTCCTGTCCTCGTTCGGCGTGGACGCGGGCGGCGAGTTGTACGCGCTCGGGTGGGACACCCGCCGCGTCTACCGCTTCGTGCGTAGGATCGTGGACGCGGAACCCGGCGCGACGGGTACCGCAACGGTCCTCCGGGCCCCCTTCCCCAATCCGTTCGCGGACGAGACCGTGCTGCGGTTCGACCTCGCCGAGGCGGGGCCGGTGCGGATCGCGGTCTACGACGTGCTCGGGCGCGAGGTCGCCGTGCTGCGCGAGGGGGTGGCGGCGGCGGGCGCGGGCACCGTCCGGTTCAGCGCAGACGGCCTCGCCCCCGGCATGTACGTCGTGCAGTTGGAAGCGGCAGGCGCGACGCGGACCCGCAAGGTGCTTCTCGCCCGATAGTCTACCGAGTTCTTTTTCTAAATCTCTATGATGCTCAGCCGTTTCCTGCTTCTCCTCGTCCTGTCTGCGGGGACAGCCTATGCTCAGGCTCCCCTCGAGCGCGTGTTTCCCAACCTGGCTTTCGAAAACGCCATCGCGATCCGGAACGCGGGCGACGGGTCTGACTACCTCTACGTGGCCGACATCTACGGGCGCGTCTACGCGTTCCCCAACGACAACGATGTCGCCGAGGCGGACACCTTCCTCGACCTCTCGAACGACATCTACTCGAACCAAGCCGGGGGGCTCCTCGGCCTGGCGTTCCACCCCGACTACGAGGAAAACCGGTACTTCTTCGTGTACTACGTCACCGAGGCAGGGGAAGGACCGTACCGCTCCCGGCTCGCGCGCTTCACCGCGCCCGAAGCTCCCGGCCAGCCTGTCGACCTAGAGACCGAACTCATCCTGCTCGACATCGAGCGCGGCGAGAACCTCAACCACCACGGAGGCGACCTCCACTTCGGGATTCCCGAGGGTCCGCTCGGGGAGCACTACCTGTACCTCTCCGTCGGAGACGGTGCCTGCTGCTTCGATCCTCTCGGCGCTGGACAGGACCGCACGACGCTCCTCGGCTCGGTCCTCCGCCTCGACGTGGACAATCCATCGGGTGGTCGGAACTACGGCATCCCGCCGGACAACCCGTTCGCGGGCAACGACGACGGCTGGCGCGAGGAGATCTGGGCCTACGGCTTCCGCAACCCCTGGCGCTTCTCCATCGACTCCGAGACCGGGCAGGTCTGGGTCGGCGACGTGGGCGAGTTGTCATGGGAAGAGGTCAACCTGGTCACGGGCGGAGGGAACTACGGCTGGAGCGTCATGGAGGGCAACGGGTGCCTCGACAGCGAGACGTGCGAGGACGAGGGGATGACGCGCCCTGTGTGGGCCTACCCCCATGACGTGGGCGTCTCGGTGACGGGCGGCTACATCTACCGAGGCTCCAGCGCCCCCGATTACTACGGGAAGTACATCGTCGCCGACTGGGGGCTCCGCAAGCTGTGGAGCCTGGACTACGACCCGCAGAGTGGCGAGCCGGCTGAGGTGGAGCTCCTGTCAGACTTCACCGGACTCTTCGTGGTCTCGTTCGGGACGGACGAATCGGGCGAACTGTACGCGCTCAACTACTTCCTCGGCGGCATCTACCGCTTCGCTCCGCCAAAGGTCAGCAACGAGGACGCCGCACAGGCTGACGCTCCGCTCGCGCTTCAACTCAGCGGCCCCAACCCGTTCGCGGACGAGACTGTGCTGCGGTTCGACCTCGCCGAGGCGGGGCCGGTGCGGATCGCGGTCTACGACGTGCTCGGGCGCGAGGTGGCCGTGCTGCGCGACGGCGTGGCGGCGGCGGGCGCGGGCACCGTCCGGTTTAGCGCGCCCGGCCTCGCGCCCGGCGTGTACGTCGTGCGCCTGACGGCCGGTGGGCGCAGCGTGTCGCGCACCCTCACGCTTGCCCGATGAGCCTGCCTCCCACGACACCGCACATCGACCCGCTCACGACGCTCCGCGAGCAGATCGCGGCGGACCTCTTGCAGATCGGTGCGCTCGTGCTGCGACCGGACGAGCCGTTCACCTGGGCCTCGGGCCTCCGCGCGCCGGTCTACTGCGACAACCGGCTGACGCTCGCCTACCCGGCCATCCGGTCCCGCGTCACGGCCGGTTTCCAGGAACTGATCGGGCGGAGCGAGGCAGCCCCCGACGCCGTGGCCGGGGTGGCGACGGCCGGCATCCCGCAAGCTGCGCTCGTCGCAGACCAGCTCGGGCTGCCGCTGGCCTACGTCCGGGCGAGCGTGAAGGGTCACGGGCGCGAGAACCGGATCGAAGGCCGCCTCGAAGCAGGGCAGCGGGTGGTCCTCGTCGAGGACCTGATCTCGACCGGCGGCTCGTCCGCCGCCGCCGCCGAGGCGCTGCGTGCGGCGGGTACGGTCCCGACGACGGTCCTCGCCATCTTCTCGTACGGCCTTGACGCCGCTGCCGGACGCTTCGCCGAAGCCGGCCTCGCCCACGCCACGCTCACCGACTTCGATACCCTCCTCCGCGTCGCCGAGCGCGCCGGGGCGCTGGCGTCGTCGTCGCTCGGCACCCTCCGCGCCTGGCGCGCCGACCCGGAAGGGTGGAGCCAGAGCCATCGGGGGACTGGAGGATCGGAGGACTGAGGGATTGCGTTCCGGTGGTCGCACGTTTTCCACTCCCCCGATCTCTCAATCCCTCAATCACCCAATGATAGCTTCTCTCATCACCGTTGGCGACGAGCTGCTGATCGGGCAGACGGTCAACACGAACGCGGCCTGGATCGGCGAGCAGCTCAGCGCGCGCGGCATCACCGTCCGCCGCGCCGCGACGGTCTCCGACGAGGCCGACGACATCCGCGACGAGCTGCGCCGCGCCCTCGCGGCGTCCGACGCCGTCCTTCTCACCGGCGGCCTCGGGGCGACGCACGACGACATCACCAAGCGCGCCGTCGCCGACGAGCTCGGCCGCGCGCTCGTCTTCCGGGACGACCTCTTCGCCGAGCTGAAGGCGAAGTTCGAGGCGCGGGGCCGCACGATGGCGGCGCGCAACCGCGTGCAGGCCGAGCTCCCCGAAGGCTTCGAGGCCCTGCCGAATCCGGTCGGGACGGCACCGGGGCTGTGGTTCGAGGACGAAGCAAGCGGCTGCGCTGTCGCCGTGATGCCGGGCGTCCCGCAGGAGATGAAGACGCTCATGCGCGAGGCCGTTCTCCCGCGCCTCGTCGAGCGGCGCGGCGACGAGACGGTCGTGCAGAAGACCCTCCTCACCGTCGGGCGCGGCGAGACCGACCTCGCCGACGCCCTCGGCGACTACGCCGAGCGCCTCGGCCCCGACCTCCACCTCGCCTTCCTCCCGAGCTACGGCGTCATCCGCCTCCGCATTACCGCCTCCGGGGCCACGCGTGCCGAGGCCGAGGACCGGCTCGCAGGTTTCGAGCGCCTCGTCCGCGACCGGGTCGAGGAGTTCGTCTTCGGCGAGGGCGACGATCTCCTCGAAGCCGCCGTCGGGCGCATGGTCGGCGAGCGCGGGCTGACCCTCGCCACGGCCGAGAGCTGCACCGGCGGCCTCCTCGCCGACCGCATCACGAACGTCCCCGGCGCGTCGGCCTACTACAGCGGCGGGGCCGTTGTCTACGGCAACGAGCAGAAGGTCAGCCTCCTCGGCGTGGACCGGGCCGCCATCGAGGCGCACGGGGCCGTGAGCGAGGCCGTCGCCAAGCAACTCGCTGAGGGCGTGCGCCTCCGCCTCGGGACCGACCTCGGCATCTCGACGACAGGCGTGGCCGGGCCGGGCGGCGGCACGCCCGAGAAGCCCGTCGGCACCGTCTGGATTGGCTACGCCGACACGCACGGGAGCTACGCCGTGCGGCTGCAACTGGCGAAGGACCGGCTGCTCAACAAGCGCCTCAGCATCACTTTCGCGCTCAACCTCCTGCGCCGGCAGCTCCTGCGGCGGGACCGAGCGGCGGTAGACGGTGAGACAGTGGACCGTGGACGGTAAGACAGTGGACGGTAAGACAGGGGCCGCTGTAGATAGGCCGACCTCTGCGCTTTGCACCTGTTCGTAGGGGCGTAGCGGTCCTACGCCCTGCCTGGGGGCAACCCGTCGAGGCGCACGTTCAAAAAAATCAGTTCGGCGGGGTTACGGGGCGGGACTTTGCGCGTCTAGTTCCGTATGACACAAGGCTGGCAGCGCCCGGCTGTATTCTCCCGTACACACCTTCACCAACCCACGGGGACACCCACCATCATGGCAAACGATTCGACGCAGGACGGGGCCCGCCAGAAGGCGCTCGACCTCGCCCTCAAGCAGATTGAAAAGCAGTTCGGCAAAGGCTCGGTGATGAAGCTCGGCGACGCGCCGCCGGTCATCATCGACGCGATCCCGACCGGGAGCCTCGCCCTCGACCACGCCCTCGGCATCGGCGGCGTCCCGCGCGGGCGCGTGGTCGAGATCTACGGCCCCGAGTCGAGCGGGAAGACGACGCTCGCCACCCAGATCATCGCCGAGGCCCAGAAGCTCGGCGGGACGTGCGCGATGATCGACGCCGAGCACGCCTTCGACCCGACCTACGCCGAGAAGCTCGGGGTCAACATCGACGACCTCTACATCTCCCAGCCCGACACCGGCGAGCAGGCCCTCGAGATCGTCGACATGATGGTCCGCTCGGGCGCGCTCGACGTGGTCGTGGTCGACTCCGTTGCCGCGCTCGTGCCTAGAAGTGAGATCGAGGGCGAGATGGGCGACAGCCACGTCGGCCTCCAGGCGCGGCTGATGAGCCAGGCGCTCCGCAAGCTCACCGGGACGATCAACCGGACCAAGACCTGCCTCGTCTTCATCAACCAGATCCGCGAGAAGATCGGCGTCTCCTGGGGGTCCCCGGAGACGACGCCCGGCGGGCGGGCGCTCAAGTTCTACTGCTCGGTGCGGATGGACATCCGCCGCATCGGCGCGGTCAAGGACGGCACCGAGATCGTCGGCAACCGGACGCGCGTCAAGGTGGTCAAGAACAAGGTCGCCCCGCCGTTCCGGCAGGCTGAGTTCGACATCATCTACAACGAGGGCATCTCCTCGATGGGCGAGCTCGTCGACATGGCCGTCGAGGCGGACATCGTCACGAAGTCCGGTTCGTGGTACAGCTACGGCGAGGAGAAGATCGGCCAGGGCCGCGACTCGGCCAAGCAGTGGCTCCGCGACAACGACGACGCCCGCGCCGAAGTCCTCCACCGCGTCAAGGTGGACCTCGGGATGATCGAGGCCCCCGACGCGGTGTCGGAGGCGGCCGAGGTGACGAAGGAGCAGGCGAACGGGGCCGCCGAGGTCTTCGGGGCCTGACCCTGACTCCGACCTTCGGACCCAGCGCGTATGCCGCGCCGCCGACGCTTGTTGGCGGCGCGGCTTTTTTGCGCGAGCGACGCTTAGCTTACAGTACCAGTGCGAGAGTGAACGTGCAATTGCCCGGCAAAGCGAAAACGATGCGCGGCTACACCGTTTGTGTAGGCATCTTCTGCCTATGCATAGCCGGTTGCATCACGGTCGTGGCGGATCACTTCACTATTGACGACCCCAACCTTGAGAGTGCCCCGCTGAAACTCGATGGGTACTACTACCACCTCGTGCCTCACTTCTCCGCCGACCCGTCTCTCGGCAAAGCCATCGATCCTATCCTGCTCTGGCGGGACGGAACGGCTGCGTATGTCGGACGCAG includes the following:
- a CDS encoding PQQ-dependent sugar dehydrogenase, whose product is MRLLLLAALLLAAPAYAQITVEEVFPGLSFDSPIGLEHDPVDEDRLYVVEQAGVVRAFDIGPDVASSSVFLDLLDRVSSGGEKGLLGLAFHPDYETNGYLFVNYSTRPPHRSRLSRFSRSASSPSMADPATELVLLEVDQPFSNHNGGGLAFGPDGYLYLSLGDGGSGGDPEENGQDGTTLLGAILRLDVDGGGAAPDCGEIGGQEAGYTVPPNALADGPGGTCDEIYAWGLRNPWRFSFDRETGTGWIADVGQSQWEEIDVMEDGANYGWNTYEGNACFDGPCDPEGLAFPVWEYNHSLGCSVTGGYVYRGTEVPELTGRYVYGDYCSGRVWALDTSGARPVNDEVFRFPASPFPALTTFGEDARGELYLVRQNGQFYRFFSGSDTSTGSGPSPEILRLDLSGPNPFRAETALTVKLAQAGPARVAVYDVLGREVAVLLDGVAPAGETTVTLAAAGLPAGLYVVQLEAAGATRTRRVVLAR
- a CDS encoding PQQ-dependent sugar dehydrogenase, whose protein sequence is MTLRPACFLVAVLLAVPAIAQPVELEAAFPELPRFRVPIGLETAPGETRLFVVDQVGLLFSFENDEAASRLDTLLDLRSVVSYDEPSWEEGLLGLAFHPDYQENGHFFVYYNAPPANPGEDHRSIVSRFTVTEYAPPRATLGSEVVLLDVEQPFRWHNGGKLAFHPGEDAANLYVSFGDGGSASDPLDHAQNRETLFGSILRLDVDNPSGGRNYGIPPDNPFAGNADGWREEIWAYGLRNPWRFSIDPVTGDLWVGDVGQGQWEEVTAVREAGANLGWDMYEGMHCFEGPCDPAGVTFPAWEYPHADGMCSVTGGYVYRGADLPELVGQYVYGDFCTGRVWALDIDPAAGDTTNTLLLAGDDDNEPGEVDLLLSSFGVDAGGELYALGWDTRRVYRFVRRIVDAEPGATGTATVLRAPFPNPFADETVLRFDLAEAGPVRIAVYDVLGREVAVLREGVAAAGAGTVRFSADGLAPGMYVVQLEAAGATRTRKVLLAR
- a CDS encoding PQQ-dependent sugar dehydrogenase, producing MMLSRFLLLLVLSAGTAYAQAPLERVFPNLAFENAIAIRNAGDGSDYLYVADIYGRVYAFPNDNDVAEADTFLDLSNDIYSNQAGGLLGLAFHPDYEENRYFFVYYVTEAGEGPYRSRLARFTAPEAPGQPVDLETELILLDIERGENLNHHGGDLHFGIPEGPLGEHYLYLSVGDGACCFDPLGAGQDRTTLLGSVLRLDVDNPSGGRNYGIPPDNPFAGNDDGWREEIWAYGFRNPWRFSIDSETGQVWVGDVGELSWEEVNLVTGGGNYGWSVMEGNGCLDSETCEDEGMTRPVWAYPHDVGVSVTGGYIYRGSSAPDYYGKYIVADWGLRKLWSLDYDPQSGEPAEVELLSDFTGLFVVSFGTDESGELYALNYFLGGIYRFAPPKVSNEDAAQADAPLALQLSGPNPFADETVLRFDLAEAGPVRIAVYDVLGREVAVLRDGVAAAGAGTVRFSAPGLAPGVYVVRLTAGGRSVSRTLTLAR
- the pyrE gene encoding orotate phosphoribosyltransferase encodes the protein MSLPPTTPHIDPLTTLREQIAADLLQIGALVLRPDEPFTWASGLRAPVYCDNRLTLAYPAIRSRVTAGFQELIGRSEAAPDAVAGVATAGIPQAALVADQLGLPLAYVRASVKGHGRENRIEGRLEAGQRVVLVEDLISTGGSSAAAAEALRAAGTVPTTVLAIFSYGLDAAAGRFAEAGLAHATLTDFDTLLRVAERAGALASSSLGTLRAWRADPEGWSQSHRGTGGSED
- a CDS encoding competence/damage-inducible protein A → MIASLITVGDELLIGQTVNTNAAWIGEQLSARGITVRRAATVSDEADDIRDELRRALAASDAVLLTGGLGATHDDITKRAVADELGRALVFRDDLFAELKAKFEARGRTMAARNRVQAELPEGFEALPNPVGTAPGLWFEDEASGCAVAVMPGVPQEMKTLMREAVLPRLVERRGDETVVQKTLLTVGRGETDLADALGDYAERLGPDLHLAFLPSYGVIRLRITASGATRAEAEDRLAGFERLVRDRVEEFVFGEGDDLLEAAVGRMVGERGLTLATAESCTGGLLADRITNVPGASAYYSGGAVVYGNEQKVSLLGVDRAAIEAHGAVSEAVAKQLAEGVRLRLGTDLGISTTGVAGPGGGTPEKPVGTVWIGYADTHGSYAVRLQLAKDRLLNKRLSITFALNLLRRQLLRRDRAAVDGETVDRGR
- the recA gene encoding recombinase RecA translates to MANDSTQDGARQKALDLALKQIEKQFGKGSVMKLGDAPPVIIDAIPTGSLALDHALGIGGVPRGRVVEIYGPESSGKTTLATQIIAEAQKLGGTCAMIDAEHAFDPTYAEKLGVNIDDLYISQPDTGEQALEIVDMMVRSGALDVVVVDSVAALVPRSEIEGEMGDSHVGLQARLMSQALRKLTGTINRTKTCLVFINQIREKIGVSWGSPETTPGGRALKFYCSVRMDIRRIGAVKDGTEIVGNRTRVKVVKNKVAPPFRQAEFDIIYNEGISSMGELVDMAVEADIVTKSGSWYSYGEEKIGQGRDSAKQWLRDNDDARAEVLHRVKVDLGMIEAPDAVSEAAEVTKEQANGAAEVFGA